CACCTAACCGTGCAGGGATTTTATTGCCAACAGAAAAGGACAATGCAGGAGAAGATGTATTGATGTTGGTAATGCCTGTAATGTTAAATAGTTAAGTATATTTACAAATTACGAATAATAAAAGCCATTTCAATTTATTGAAATGGCATTTTTGTTTCTACTTGTGTTTTTAATATTTATATGCGGTCATCTATGTAATCTGTGGTGAAAATATCTTAAATTTGAATATGAAAAAACTACTACTCTCCATCTTCACCTTTGTTGCAACATTCGCAACTGCTCAAACAACAGTAATTGACAGCATTATTTCCGGTGGAATTTATCGTAATTATAGAATTTATATCCCCGCAGCCTATACAGGAACGACCCCACGTCCAATGGTGTTCGATTTACACGGCTATACGTCCAGTGCAATTGCTGAACAAGCCTATTCCAATTTTATGCCCATTGCTGATACAGCAAATGTAATTTTTGTTTACCCAAATGGTACACGAGATGGCAGTGGACAACCATTTTGGAATGCCGGATTTGGCGTAGCGATGGATGATATCGGATTTATTTCAAACTTAATTGATACCTTATTGATACAATACAATATTGATGCGAATTGTGTGTATTCCTGCGGGATGAGTAATGGTGGATATATGAGTCATACATTGGCTTGTGAGTTGAATTCTAAAATTGCTGCCGTTGCTTCTGTTACCGGAAGTATGTCAACGCTACAGCTTGCTACTTGTACACCGAATCGCCCTGTGCCGGTCATGCAAATTTCAGGTGATGCGGACGGAACGGTTGTTTATACCGGCAGTGCAGGTTCTATGGGAATTGATGCCTTGGTCGATTATTGGGTAACAAACAATAATTGTACTTCTACTCCTGTTTTTACGAATGTGCCCAATACGAGTTTAACGGATGGATGTACCGCAGAACATTATGTTTATAATGGAGGCGACTTGGGTTCTACGGTTGAGAAATATAAAATTATTGGTGGCGGTCATACATGGCCGGGTTCTCCTTTTACAATTGGGGTTACCAATCAAGATTTTAAAGCATCTGAAAAAATTTGGTTGTTTTTTAGAAAATATAAATTGAACCAATTTGTTGGAATGAATGAATTGAAAGGTACTGAGCAGTTTAACCTTTTCCCAAATCCCGCTACAAATACTGTTACGATTGAAGGAGACAATATTTCTTCAATATTAATTTACGATGTAAATGGGAAACTGATTTTAGAATCAACACAAAAACAAATAGATGTTTCTGCTTTAGCAAAAGGAGTTTATTCAGTGGTTGTGATTTCTGACAAAAATAGAAGCGTAAAAAAATTGGTGAAGATGTAATTACAACATCTTCACAATTTCATCACTCATAGGGTTTACAGCGGAAGAATAATATTTCACCAATTCTCCGTTTTCATTTATTAAGTATTTGCAAAAGTTCCATTTCGGAGCTTCTGTATTCCAGCCGTTTTGTTTTTCATCTGTTAACCAGCTGTAGAGTTCATTATTTGTTACATCTACTTTTTCAAAAAGTTGAAAGGTTACGCCAAAGTTTTTTCTACAGAAAGCGCCTATTTCACTATTCGTTCCGGGTTCTTGTCCACCAAAATTATTGGCTGGAAATCCTAAGATGGTTATTTTGTTACCATGTGTTTCATGAAGCTGTTGTAATTCATCATACTGAGGTGTATAACCACATTCGGAAGCGGTGTTGACAATTAAAACCTTTTTGCCTTTGTAAGTAGAAAAATCAATTTCTTTTCCTTCAATGGATTTTAATTTGAAATCATAAAACGATTTTGCATTTGCATTCATCTTGGTGTTTTTGGGTCTTGTTGAAACTCCTTTTGGTGATAATAATTTAAGCAAGAGGTATTTTAATTTTTTCATAAAATGTAGTTGTTGTATCACACATAACACAGATTGTTGCGGATTGTTTAATAAATGTCTTCATAGATTATCTGTGTTAACCCATGTAATCTGTGTTGATCTATTCCACAATCCTTAACTTTGCAAATTTGATTAATAATTGTTTCTGTCCGATTCCATCAAAAAAGATGGTGGCTTTGTTGTTTGGGAAATCGCCATCCATGCTCACCACTTTCCCACTTCCAAAGCGATCGTGTTGTACTTGCATTCCCACTTGGAGTCCACGTAAACTCTCCGTATCAAAATCGCTGGTGTTTTTTGAAGCGCTGTTCACCTTTACCAGCTTTTTATTAATAACAGGGCGTTGTACAAATGTTTCTTTCGGTTTTCCGGTGGTCTGTAGTTTTGGTTTTGTCGAATACTCTTCATCTCCAAACATACGGCCGTTATTCTCAGCAGGCAATTGAATGTATTTTGAATCCAGTTCCTCAATGAATCGGCTTGGTTCACTGTAAATTAAATTTCCCCATCGGTAACGTGAGGTTGAGTAGGTTAGGGTTACACGTTTTTCAGCTCGGGTAATGGCAACATAAAACAATCTGCGTTCTTCTTCTAAATCTGCTCTGTCTGTGAGTGACATTTGTGATGGGAATAAATTTTCTTCTAACCCAACAATGTATACATATGGAAATTCCAAACCTTTGGCAGCATGGATGGTCATTAATACAACTTTGTTTTTATCTTCTTCTGTCTCATTTTTTTTGTCCGCATCCGTCATTAATGCGATATCCTGCATAAAGATGTTTAACGTTGAATTTGGCTTAAGTTCCGGTTGTGTTTCATCGTTCAGCGAAGTTTCTGAAAACAGCAAGCCTCGCTCAAGTTCTTGGTTTTTGATGGTTGCTTCTTGATTCTTTTCTCTTTCTTCTTGATTTTCTTTTTCGGTTTCGTCCATCACAATTTCAAGCTCTGTTTCGGTAAATTCCTTCATCCCGTTTAACAATTCCTGAATGTTTTCATGACGACTAACACCTTCCGGAGATTTATCTGCGTATAAGTCTTTTAAAATTCCGGAATGGATAGCAATGTGCTGACCTAAGTCGTATGCATTTTGCGTTTTCAATTGTGCAGAAAAGCTTTTAATCATGCTGGCAAATTCATCCACTTTTGTTTTTGAGCCAGCATTTAAACCGATATCAAATTCGTTAATGTTTTCGATTACTTTCCATAAGCTAATGTTATGGTCGTTGGCAGCAACAATGATTTTATCAAGGGTGGTATCACCAATACCACGAGCAGGATAATTGATGATGCGTTTTAAGGCTTCTTCATCATTATTGTTAATGGTTAATCGGTAGTAGGCCAATAAATCTTTTATTTCTTTTCGCTGATAAAATGATAAACCTCCATAAATGCGATAGGCAATATTTTGTCTACGCAAGGCTTCCTCCATCGCTCTCGATTGGGCATTGGTCCGATATAAAATTGCAAAGTCGCGATTGTGAGCTTGTTCATTCATTTTCGTTTCGAAAATGGAATTGGCAACAAAATTTCCTTCTGAATTGTCGCTTTCTGTTCTTACAACTTTGATGATATCCCCTTCATGATTGTCTGTGAAGACATTCTTTTTCAGCTGATCTTTGTTTTTTGCAATTACTGAGTTTGCAGCACCAACAATATTTTTTGTTGAACGATAGTTTTGTTCGAGTTTAAAGATGCGTAGTTCGGGATAATCTTTTTCGAAGTTTAAAATGTTTTGTATGGTTGCACCACGAAACGCATAGATACTTTGTGCATCATCGCCCACCACGCAGATGTTTCGGAATGCGGCAGCTAGTTGTTTTACAATTAAGTATTGTGAAAAATTGGTATCCTGATACTCATCCACCAAGATATACTTGAATTTATGTTGGTATTTATGAAGAATAGCGGGAAAATCACGTAATAAAACATTGGTATTAAACAACAAGTCATCAAAATCCATTGCTCCTGCTTTAAAACAGCGGTTACGATAAATTTCATAAATAATTCCCATTTTAGGCTTGGCTGCCTGGCGATCTTCCTCTTGTATTTGAGGATTATTCAAATAGGATTGAGCCGAAATTAAATTGTTTTTTGCAGATGAAATTCGGGATAAAACGCTGCCCGGTTTGTAAATTTTATCATCCAAGCCTTGCTCTTTTAAAATCGTCTTTATCAGACTTTTCGCATCATCGGTATCGTAGATGGTAAAATTGGTGGGATAGCCTATTTTTTCGGCTTCGCTACGCAACATTCTAGCAAAAACAGAGTGAAAAGTACCCATCCAAATGTTCTTTGCTTCTGAATGCCCTACAATTTTGGCAATACGCTCTTTCATTTCCTTGGCAGCCTTATTGGTAAAGGTGAGTGCCAGAACATTAAAAGGATCTACTCCTTTTTGCAGTAAATGAGCAATTCGGTATGTTAAAACACGTGTTTTCCCGGAACCGGCTCCGGCAATAATCATTTCCGGCCCTTCGGTACACTCAACTGCCTCTCTTTGAACCGGATTCAGTTCATCTAAATACGTTTTTGACATAAATTGCAAAATTTTGCCCAAAAATAAGCTAAAAAATAAGCTAAAAAGCAGATTTTAGGGGGTGTTGAAAAGTAATCCGTAATATTTTTTAAGCCGATGCAACTTTTAAGCGAAAATTGACATCTCAGGTATAGAATTTGTAAAATATTTTTTGGAAATCAATATAATTAGTAAATTAGTCGGATATTAAAAACAAAACTATTAAGAAAATGAAAAAATTGATCTATTCGCTTGTAATTACATTATTAATGGGATTATCGGTAAACACTTTTGCTCAAAAAGCTCCAATTGCAACAATGGCTTATTTGAATGTAAAAACGTCTAAAAAAGTGGTAGATGAAAATACTGCGATTGTTACATTTCAGTTGAATAACATCTCAGATGCAACAATTATGCAAAAATACAAGAACTCATTCGCTAAATTTCAACGAGTAAAAGAAGTAAATGCTACTTTGCAAAAAGGAAATATGGCTTCTTATTCAATTAAAATGGATAAAGCTGGTACATTAGAAACATTACAAAAAATGTTTACCACCGCTCGTATTGAGTCTGTAAATGTTGATGGAACCGTTGTTCCAACAAAAGATCTTGCGAAGTACAAGCAAAATAAAGCAAAAAAATAAACTAATTTTTAATACAGATAAAATGGGTATTACAGAAGTGTAATTCCCATTTTGTTTTTTTTACCCATTCATATTGTGGTCGAACCAGCGAACAAACAATTGCATTTTATTATTGGCATCGGCCGTTCAGGAACCACTATTCTGAATAAGATTTTAAATTCTCATCCTTTTATTCATAGTTTGCCGGAAGCAAATTTTCTTCTTTTTTTTCTGAACGATTACAAGCACGTAACCCGTTTTACAAAAGAGAACATTGAGTTAATGTTTCAACAAATTAAAATCTTTTCATTGTCGCATCCACTTGTAGGATGGGAGTTGGATTTCGATGCTGCCAAACAAAAATTAATTGATCTCGTTTCCACGAAAGAGGTTTCATATGCAACACTTTGTAAAACCATTTATTCCGAGATTAAGGTAACCGGAAAAGATAAATCGGATGCAATCATGCTGATTGATAAAAACCCGGCATTTACATTGTCTGTTAAGCAACTTGAGAAACATTTTCCCGAAGCAAAATTTATTTTATTGGTGAGAGATTATCGTGCAAACGTTTTGTCACGTAAACAAAACGCATATTTAAAATCTCCTCGAGTACCTTATAATGCTACCCGTTGGAGAGTGTTTAATGTGATTGCTTACAGGTTTTATAAACAGCATCCGAATAAAGTGCTGCTGTTGCGGTACGAAGATTTGGTGAGCGATTATGATGCTTCCATGAAAAAAGTGTTTGCATTTTTAAACGTGAAAGAAGAAGACATGAAGGAAACGGATTTGTCGAAGGTAGATGTTGCTAAAATGGAAATTGCGGAAGAGCATAAAAAGTACTTTAAAAAGAAGTACGATGATTTAAGTAAACCCATCAATACAAGTAGGGTGAATGCTTGGCAAACAGAATTGAGTAAAGAGGAAATTGTTGAGTGTGATGCTATTTGTGCCGGTTTTGCAAAGGTATACGGCTATGAAGAATTTGCTCCGGTTTCGTTTTTTAAAAAGGTGAGCATTCTCTTTAAATATTTATTTATAATTATCCCTTCTTATTTAGATATAAAAAAAGATCAGCTACTTTATCATGTTTCTGCAAAAATGAAAATGAATGCATTGATTAAACGACATGAAAGTTTAGGTTTTATTAAATCCGATTCCTCGAAGGAGAAGGCCTGAAAGCCACAGGGAGCCTGTATTTTATTTTAATGAGAATTCCCCAAACGGACGTTTTTAAATAACAGTAACGATAGTAAAGTTTGTTTGAGAGCGAAGGAGCTTGTGTAGGAAGGTGCTTCTCATAACCAAATCGAGCTGCTAGTTTTTCACAAGCATAATCCAAGAGCGAAATTTCATCTGCATTTAATTCATTAACAAAGGCATTGACACGTTCTGTGTTGACTTTTTTATCGAGATTTGAATGCATTCGCTGAATTTTTTCATTCTTCTCTTTTGAAATATTCTCTACGGCATGTTTTTTCATTTCTTTTGAAAGCTCTTGAAAATTGAGCATCTCATCTGAATAAGCTACACCTAGATAGGTGCAAAGCGATTTTAAGGACTCGGTAGGTTGTCCTGCCAAATCTTCATATCTGATTAAATGAAAGGGAATATTGTTTTTTGCTAAACTTAAAAAAATTCGTTCGTAATAGTAATTCCAATCGGCAGCAAGCTTATGAATCGGTACGTTTTGGTCTGAATATTTTCTTCTTGAAATGATGTTGTCGCGGTAATCTCTCACAATGATGATGTATTTCGATTGCGGGAAGATTTCATTCAAAACATCAATGTGTAAGGAATAAGAAGGGTTTTTGTCAATCACCCACTGAACATTTGATTTGTTTTTCTGTGAAAACGGATAATTCAAATAGGCCAATTTACACACATTTGCAAAACTTTTGTCGGTAGCGTGTTCGATGTCTGTTTTGAGCTCAGGAAGCGGTTTCCAGATGCTGATGACCCTGTTGAAATTTTGATTAAATAAATCAATAAAAGAGTCAACTACTGCTGGGTCATTAAAATTCTTTTTGATGAAAGGACTATAAGAGTGAATGACAAATTCGTTCTCAGGGCTTGCTATAATTTCAGGATTGGAATTGAGCATATTGGTGAGTAAAGTCGTCCCAGAACGTCCCATGCCAACAATAAAGGCAATTTTGGGTGAAAAAGAATGAGGATTTACTTCGGTCATTTATCTGTCAATTCTAGTGAAATAGCATCTACAATATACAAAGTAAAAGTAACAATAATTCGTTTATTTAGGTATTTTTAAGATATTTGTATAACTCGCAATCAACCATAAAAAATGACGCTTATTGATAAATATTTTCCACTGATTCCAGGGACTTCAGAAAAATCTATGGCTATTTTTGCGACTCATCGATTGCGTGCATTTTTTGTGGCAATGGTCCAGTTTGCTTTAATTCTTTTTGTCGTTACGCGCTATCATTTTGAAAAATCATCCGGAATTATCGATTATGCTCCTTTGTATTTCTTGTGTTTGTTGTTTATAGTTTTATTCCTATTCGATTTCGACCGGCATTTCTATTTCTAAGTTGTTTAGCACTTGTCTATTTTGCTTTTGGATTATTGGCAGGAACATTTTTTATTTTCATCGGTCTCGGATTGATTTTCATTTGTCACCTTCCTATTTCTTTTAAATACCGTGCTGCGCTGATTTTATCAATTGCAATCGTACTGGCTTTGTTTCGAACGGAATTTATTTATTTGCCTTGGATGACAATGACAGCCATGTACATGGCACCTTTGTTTATGTTTCGTCTCATCATCTATTTGTATGAAATAAAAAACGGATTGGTACCTGCTAATAAGTGGCAAAGCATCAGCTATTTTTTTATGTTTCCAAATGTTTTTTTTCTGTTTTTTCCAATCGTAGATTATAAAACCTACATCAATACACATCTTAATGTTGCCGAAAAGGAAATTTGGCAAAAAGGAATTCGTTGGATGTTGAGAGGTTTGATACACATGATGTGCTATCGTTTTATCTGCTTTAGTTTTTTAATTGGCCCTATTGAAGTTGTTGATTTGCCAACCTTGATGCAATACATGGTGGTGAATTATGCCCTCATCATTCGCTTGTCCGGGGTCTTTCATTTTATGATTGGCCTGTTGTGTATGTTTGGATTTAATCTCCCACAAATATTTGACAATTATTTTACTGCTACAAGCTTTGTTGATTTGTGGAGGAGAATAAATATTTACTGGAGAAATTTCGTTCTCAAAATCTTTTTTTATCCGATTATGTTTCGGTATAAGAAAATATTGAAAAAAAACTTGTTGGCTTTTACCATGATGACCGTGTTTTTTATTACATGGTTGATGCATAGCTATCAGCTTTTTTGGATAACCGGAGTTGTTTCCGTTAGATCCATTGATGTTATTTTTTGGATGGTGATTGGTACATGTATTACCACAAATTCTGTGATTATAGAAAAGCGAACACTTTCGGAAAATACCATTGTAAAACCAAGATCGGATTTGTGGAAATTCAGTATGAATATTCTTAGAATGATTGGGATGTATTTATTCATGTCTATTATGTGGTCGCTTTGGAATTCCAGCTCTTTGGAAGATTGGTTTTTTATTGTTTCAAAAGGTAAATTAGCTGACGTTAAACAAATATTGGTAATTGTTTCAATCCTTTGCGGAGTGATTGTTTTAGGTGTTGTTGTTCAGTATGTTTTAAAAAACAAGAATGTTAAAAAATGGATCACTGCAAAGCCCCATGAAACGTTGGTGCTAACTGCGTCTTCACTTTTGTTGTTAACACTGTTTTCATTCACTGAGGTTCGCGCTCACCTTCCCGTGTTTATGCAAGGTTTGTATGAAAACATAACAGATGGTTCGCCCAATAAGTTGGAGAAAACAAATGCCGAAGCTGGATATTATGATAAGCTGATTGAAGGTGATGAGGGAAATACAATTGGAATTGGGGGTAAATCATTAAGAAAAATGGTGACCAAAAATCCCTATACCAATGCTTATTTTATTACCGAAAGTATTGTAAGAAGACGAATGAAACCGAATCTGCATATTGAAGGATTGGATCATAATTTTAATAGCAATAGCTTTGGTTTACGTGATAAAAATTACAGTCATGATAAGCCTGCAAATACTAAACGGTTGGCTTTGTTAGGAGGTTCTTATCAGATGGGTTCTGGAGTTGATAATGATAAAGTGTTTGAAACCATTGCTGAAGAGCGTATGAATAAAGAAATGGTCGACAGCATCAACCAACACTATGAGATTTTTAATTTTGCAGCCGGTGGATATTATCTTTTGCAACAAGTCGAAATTGTGAATACACGCGTTTTTGAATACGATTTTGATGGCTTAATTTATTTTGCTCATACGGATGAGCGAGGTAAAGTTGTAAAAGAATTTACTACAATTATTAAACATAAATTACCCTTAAAATATCCTTTTCTTGATTCAATAGTGAAGGTAAGTGGCGTAAAGCCTTATATGAGTGTATTGCAAATTAGAGAATTGATTGCTCCCTATGCGGATGCTATTATGAAATGGGGCTATAAAGAAATATTTAATCAATGTAAAAAGAATAATGTTGTTCCAATATGGGCATATATGGAAACCACTACGGAGTTTGTAAATGACAAAGAATATAATGAACTAAAAGCGTATGCCGAATCATTAGGTTTTGTAACTTTGGATTTAAGAAACACTTATGGCAATATCGATCGAGTCGAAATTCAGATTTCAGATTTAAATACACATCCAAATGTCCTTGGCCATCGCATTATTGCCGAACGCTTTTATAATGAGTTAAGAAAGAAAAAGAATCGTATTTTTAAATTGGTGGAATAATATAGTAGTTTGTCAAACTTAAACCCTACAAACATGAGTGCAGACATTAACGAAATAAAAGAAACAGTAAAAACGTTTGTGAAAATGCGTTTTCTGAAGAATGCTGAAGACAAAGAATTAACGTATTCTACAACTTTAATCAGTGGTGGATTGATTGATTCTATTTTAACCATGCAATTGGTTGTGTTTTTGGAACAAACCTATCATTTCGAGTTTCAAGCACACGAGGTGGATAAAGATAATTTGGATACCATTGATATCATTTCTGCTTTTGTTGTTAAAAAGCTGAATGGATAAGATAGGTAAGCTATATCAACTTCTCGAAAAATCGGCTGAATTATTCCCGAAAAATACAGCTATTGTGTTTGGTGGATTACAAATTTCTTATCATCAATTAAATTCTGTAGCCAACCAAATTAAACAAACACTTCTTACTATAGGCGTGAAAGAAGGCGACCGTGTAGCTATTTCTGCGCCTAAATCCATTGAATTTGTTGCTTCCATATTCGGTGTTTTAAAAACCGGTGGTGCCTATTTGCCGGTAGATTATTCAGCTCCCATCGAGCGTAATAAATTTATTATTCAAAATTGTGAAGTTGCAGCACTTATCATCCATAAAGATATTTTTGCTCGTTTTGAAAATGAATTTGATCTTGTGGAGACGATTGGAAACGATTTGATTATTGCAAAAAATAAAATCGCCAATCTGAAAAAATCTCCGGAAGATTTAGCATATGTTTTATATACCTCTGGTTCTACTGGTCTTCCTAAAGGTGTGATGTATTCAAATGCGGCAGCACTTGAATTTGTAAACTGGAGTTCGAATACATTTCATCCTACGGACACGGATTGTTTTTCATCTCATGCTCCTTTTCATTTTGATCTTTCGATATTCGATGTATTTGTTTCCATCAAACATGGAGCAACATTAGTGCTAATAAAAGAAGACATTGGGAAACAACCACTCCTGCTTGCTCAATTGATTGCGGAGCAAAAAATCAGTATCTGGTATTCTACACCTTCCATTTTAAACATGTTGGCGGAATATGGTAAGCTAGAAAAATATGATTTCAGTGCCCTAAGAATTGTATTGTTTGCCGGAGAAGTATTCCCTTTCATAAAATTTAATAGCCTTAAAAGTAAAATTCCTACTCCTGAATATTTTAACCTGTATGGGCCTACAGAAACAAATGTTTGTACCTATTACCATTTACCAACTAGGATGGAGACAACTATTCCCATCGGTAAAGTGTGTGAGCATTATCAAAGTGTTATTTTGGATGGTGAGCTACTAATAGCTGGTTCAGGTATTATGTTAGGCTATTGGAATCCGGATGGTAAAAATCCGTTTTGGAATGATTCTAATGGTAAATTGTGGTATAAAACAGGAGATTTGGTGGAAGTTAATGGAGATGGTAACTATATTTTTAAAGGTCGCAGAGATCGGATGGTTAAACGGAATGGTTATCGAATTGAGTTGGATGAAATAGAAACGGTATTGGATAAACATCCCAATATCAGCAAAAGTGCAGTTGTAGGTTTTGTAAACTCAGATGAACAAATGTTAATTTCAGCTGTTGTTCTATTAAAAAATGAGGATGAAAGATCTGTCATAAAAATGAAAGAATATTGTATGAATCACCTACCTTCGTATATGGTTCCGAACGACTTTATTTTTGTTGAGGAATTGCCATACACATCCAGTCACAAGGTGGATTATCAACAACTAAAACGACTCGTTTAAATGGAACTTTCTTTAACATCGGAACAAAAATTAATTCAAGAAAACATTATTGGTTTTGCTAAAAAAGAGCTGAACAAAGATGTAATAGAACGCGATCAGCAACAACAGTTTCCCATTGATTTATGGAAAAAATGCGCAGAACAAAAGCTGACCGGACTTCCTGTTGATGAAAAATTTGGTGGTGCAGGATTGGATCCTTTTACCGCGATCATCGCATTGGAAGCATTAGGCTATGGGTCGGAAGACGGAGGATTGAATTTCTCCGTTTGTGCTCATTTATTGGCGTGTGTAATTCCAATCTGGAAATATGGCAACGAAAACCAAAAGAATAAATACCTTCCCGATTTATGCAATGGAAATAAAATTGCTGTAAATGCAATGACAGAAAGTGAATCCGGGTCAGATGTTTTTAATATTAAAACAACAGCTAAAAAGAAAGATAATGGTTTTGTTATCAATGGAACAAAAACGTTTTGTTCCAATGGTCCAGTTGCAGACGTTGTATTGGTGTATGCACTAACCGATGAGAGTAAAGGCTATTATGGCGGTATTACAGCTTTTATCGTTGATAAAAATGCAATAGGATATAAAGTTGGTCAGCAATACGAAAAAATGGGATTGCGTACTTCTGGAATTTCTGAATTGATATTTGAAAATGTATTTGTAAGTGAAGAAGATATTGTTGGTGGCGTTGGTGGTGGTGCAACCGTTTTTAATCATTCAATGGAATGGGAACGAACTGGAATGGCTGCTTGTCATGTCGGGACCATGCAAAAATTGTTGGAGAAATCCATCGAATATGCGCAAACCCGAAAATCAGGAGGTGAAGTAATTGGTAAAAAACAAGCAGTATCACACCGTATCGCAACAATGAAAATTCAGTTAGAAGCCGCTCGCTTGCTTACATACAAATCGGCTCTTGGTTTGGAAAAGAATAAAGAGAATACGATTCATGCAGCTTCAGCCAAGCTATTTGTGAGTGAAGCCTATGTTGCTGCAGCTATGAGCACCATGCAGATTTTTGGAGGAAATGGGTATATGACAGAATACGGTATCGAACGAATTGTTCGGGATGCACTGGGAAGTACGGTTTATTCTGGGACATCCGACATACAGAGAAATATTATTTCCCGTTTGCTTGGACTCTGATTTTTTAGTATTTTAGTTTGATAAACACTTACTGATCATGAAACAATATGATGTTATAGTTATTGGCGGAGGACCATCCGGAT
This window of the Bacteroidota bacterium genome carries:
- a CDS encoding acyl-CoA/acyl-ACP dehydrogenase, whose protein sequence is MELSLTSEQKLIQENIIGFAKKELNKDVIERDQQQQFPIDLWKKCAEQKLTGLPVDEKFGGAGLDPFTAIIALEALGYGSEDGGLNFSVCAHLLACVIPIWKYGNENQKNKYLPDLCNGNKIAVNAMTESESGSDVFNIKTTAKKKDNGFVINGTKTFCSNGPVADVVLVYALTDESKGYYGGITAFIVDKNAIGYKVGQQYEKMGLRTSGISELIFENVFVSEEDIVGGVGGGATVFNHSMEWERTGMAACHVGTMQKLLEKSIEYAQTRKSGGEVIGKKQAVSHRIATMKIQLEAARLLTYKSALGLEKNKENTIHAASAKLFVSEAYVAAAMSTMQIFGGNGYMTEYGIERIVRDALGSTVYSGTSDIQRNIISRLLGL